A genomic window from Anaerolineae bacterium includes:
- a CDS encoding peptidoglycan DD-metalloendopeptidase family protein: MNVGIHFSNRYWEPPAEEHFAILKLARPETIKTLVFPAPRFDQVAVHRRLRQEHPDALIVARLFADMNGGAWSPADFVEHFAPRIEELRPYVTWFEVHNEPNLDPQAAGYSEGFGSSDADIDRFIAWAEEVLAALRRRFPWARWVFPGQAPHRYTEFWNRALPTILKFDAWGVHCYWQGDQHLHPYYGKCYTYAHYLAPQMPIIITEFGDATPGRSPAEKIPIYLEWLRELEKHDYVMGSALYILGGTEDWSGAGGRPNFEVTREMAEAIGRLGRRPRQPQVADGFDFPVGKPDGVGYYVAAGLAEESYYQRFGAWHTGEDWNGVGGGDTDEGDPVYAAAHGRVLELGRYPSWGNIVLLEHRLRDGRRIWTQYAHLKDILVKKDDLVRRGDQIGTIGHMIDKDGNPKGPAHLHFEVRAHLMPPDQWNLPREDVLRFYLHPTDFIRSHRPNYESLVVAVDDVGAGFSRSDSRFWFEGDVGYDGHCYWTWTVSEEQGEDCWAIWKPVIPKTGLYEVFAFIPSRNATTRRARYKIVHRRGEAVVEVNQSEYYDEWVSLGVYAFSTVQPAYVRLSDVTGEPYTRERSRRRQIAFDAVMWVLVRAGES; encoded by the coding sequence ATGAACGTGGGCATTCACTTTTCGAACCGCTACTGGGAACCGCCGGCGGAGGAGCACTTCGCCATCCTGAAGCTGGCGCGCCCCGAGACCATCAAAACGCTGGTCTTTCCGGCGCCGCGCTTCGACCAGGTGGCGGTGCACCGCCGTCTGCGGCAGGAGCATCCGGATGCCCTCATCGTGGCGCGCCTTTTTGCCGATATGAACGGCGGAGCGTGGAGCCCGGCGGATTTCGTCGAGCACTTCGCCCCCCGCATTGAGGAACTGCGGCCATACGTGACCTGGTTCGAGGTGCACAACGAGCCGAACCTCGACCCGCAGGCCGCCGGCTACAGCGAGGGCTTCGGCTCTTCCGACGCCGATATCGACCGCTTCATCGCCTGGGCCGAGGAAGTGCTGGCCGCTCTGCGCCGGCGCTTCCCCTGGGCGCGTTGGGTCTTTCCCGGCCAGGCCCCGCACCGCTACACCGAATTCTGGAACCGCGCCCTGCCCACCATCCTGAAGTTCGACGCCTGGGGCGTGCACTGCTACTGGCAGGGGGATCAGCACCTGCACCCCTATTACGGCAAGTGCTACACCTATGCCCATTATCTGGCGCCGCAGATGCCCATCATCATCACGGAGTTCGGCGATGCGACCCCCGGCCGCTCGCCGGCGGAGAAAATCCCCATCTACCTGGAATGGCTCCGCGAGCTGGAAAAACATGACTACGTCATGGGCAGTGCGCTCTACATCCTCGGCGGGACAGAGGATTGGAGCGGCGCCGGCGGTCGGCCCAACTTCGAGGTGACGCGCGAGATGGCCGAGGCCATTGGTCGGCTGGGCCGGCGCCCCCGCCAGCCGCAGGTCGCCGACGGTTTCGATTTTCCGGTGGGCAAGCCGGACGGCGTGGGGTATTACGTCGCCGCCGGCCTGGCCGAGGAAAGCTATTATCAGCGCTTCGGCGCCTGGCACACCGGCGAGGACTGGAACGGCGTGGGCGGCGGCGATACCGACGAGGGCGACCCGGTCTACGCCGCGGCGCACGGACGTGTGCTGGAGCTGGGGCGTTATCCCAGTTGGGGCAATATCGTGCTCCTCGAGCACCGCTTGCGGGACGGCCGGCGCATCTGGACCCAATACGCCCACCTGAAGGACATCCTGGTGAAAAAGGACGACCTGGTGCGCAGAGGCGACCAGATCGGCACCATCGGCCATATGATTGACAAGGACGGCAATCCCAAAGGGCCGGCGCACCTGCACTTCGAGGTGCGCGCCCACCTGATGCCGCCCGACCAGTGGAACCTGCCGCGGGAGGATGTCCTGCGCTTCTACCTGCACCCCACCGATTTCATCCGCAGTCACCGCCCCAACTACGAGAGCCTGGTCGTGGCAGTGGATGATGTCGGCGCCGGCTTTTCCCGCTCCGACTCCCGCTTCTGGTTCGAGGGGGACGTCGGCTATGACGGCCACTGCTACTGGACGTGGACCGTCTCCGAGGAACAGGGCGAGGACTGCTGGGCCATCTGGAAACCGGTCATCCCCAAGACCGGCCTGTATGAGGTCTTTGCCTTTATCCCCAGCCGCAACGCCACCACCCGCCGTGCCCGCTACAAAATCGTCCACCGGCGGGGAGAGGCCGTGGTGGAGGTCAATCAATCCGAATACTACGACGAATGGGTCTCGCTGGGGGTCTATGCCTTCTCCACGGTCCAGCCGGCCTATGTCCGGTTGAGCGACGTGACCGGCGAACCGTACACCCGCGAGCGCTCCCGCCGCCGGCAGATCGCCTTCGACGCCGTGATGTGGGTGCTGGTGCGCGCCGGCGAATCCTAA
- a CDS encoding 2-oxoacid:acceptor oxidoreductase subunit alpha, protein MPKNDLTFLLGGEAGQGIESSATGFAKAIAHAGLHIFDLRDYRSRIRGGHNFAQIRVSAEPLTSHRETVHVLLAMTEEAVRRHYPQVPAGGAILYDEALPVEDAIWEAVQARGVQRFPVPLRKIAEEIGGAVVMMNTAATAAAAGVTRFPFSYIEEIIRVNFGKRGEAMVSANLKVADAAYRYALEHYAGSFDHTIEPIPGAPPRMLLNGNEAFAFGAVAGGCRFAAGYPMTPGSPVLEWLAGHANQYGLVVKHTEDEIAAICMAVGAGHVGARALVPTSGGGFSLMVEALGFAGMSETPVVIYNAQRPGPSTGLPTRQEQGDLLFSLWASQGEFLRVVLAPGTHEEAFEAGWRSFNLAETYQTPVIVLGDHFLATSSRTLEPEALDLSAVQVERGKLLSPAELDALEGEYYRYAITEDGVSPRAVPGHPKAVYVGEGNEHDYQGRIAEEIEDRVALNAKRLRKLETARQSMRPPKRYGPAEAPVMLVGWGSTVMPALEALRILNAERPTAQYLHITDVWPFPAEAVAQALGEARVTIAVENNALGQMARLIRQETGIRLEHFISKYDGRPFSPEYIVRGVREVLHA, encoded by the coding sequence ATGCCGAAAAATGACCTGACCTTTCTGCTGGGCGGCGAGGCCGGCCAGGGCATCGAGTCCAGCGCCACCGGCTTTGCCAAAGCGATTGCGCACGCCGGCCTCCACATCTTCGACCTGCGCGATTACCGCTCCCGCATCCGCGGCGGGCATAACTTCGCCCAGATCCGGGTGAGCGCGGAGCCCCTCACCTCCCATCGGGAGACTGTGCATGTCCTGTTGGCCATGACCGAGGAAGCGGTGCGCCGGCATTATCCCCAGGTCCCCGCCGGCGGCGCCATCCTCTATGACGAAGCCCTGCCGGTGGAGGATGCCATCTGGGAAGCGGTGCAGGCCCGGGGCGTTCAGCGCTTCCCCGTGCCGCTCCGCAAAATCGCCGAGGAGATCGGCGGCGCGGTGGTGATGATGAATACCGCCGCCACCGCCGCGGCCGCCGGCGTCACCCGATTCCCCTTCTCGTACATCGAGGAGATCATCCGCGTCAACTTCGGCAAGCGGGGCGAGGCCATGGTCAGCGCCAACCTGAAAGTGGCGGATGCCGCTTACCGCTATGCCCTGGAGCATTACGCCGGCAGTTTTGACCACACGATCGAGCCGATCCCGGGCGCGCCGCCCAGGATGCTTTTGAACGGCAACGAGGCATTCGCCTTTGGCGCGGTGGCCGGCGGATGCCGCTTCGCCGCCGGCTATCCTATGACGCCGGGTTCGCCGGTGTTGGAGTGGCTGGCCGGCCATGCTAATCAGTACGGCCTGGTGGTCAAGCACACCGAGGACGAGATCGCGGCCATCTGCATGGCGGTGGGCGCCGGCCATGTGGGGGCGCGTGCGCTGGTCCCGACCTCGGGCGGCGGCTTTTCCTTGATGGTGGAGGCGCTGGGCTTTGCCGGTATGTCCGAGACGCCGGTGGTCATCTACAACGCACAGCGCCCCGGCCCGTCCACCGGCCTGCCGACCCGCCAGGAGCAGGGGGACCTGCTTTTCAGCCTGTGGGCGTCGCAGGGCGAGTTCCTGCGGGTGGTGCTGGCGCCTGGCACCCATGAAGAGGCGTTCGAGGCCGGCTGGCGCTCCTTCAACCTGGCGGAGACCTATCAGACCCCCGTCATTGTGCTGGGGGATCATTTCCTGGCGACTTCCTCCCGCACCCTGGAGCCAGAGGCCCTGGACCTTTCCGCGGTGCAGGTGGAGCGCGGCAAACTGCTCTCGCCGGCGGAGCTGGATGCGCTGGAAGGGGAGTATTACCGCTATGCGATTACCGAGGACGGGGTTTCTCCGCGCGCCGTGCCCGGCCATCCCAAGGCGGTGTATGTGGGCGAGGGCAACGAGCACGACTACCAGGGCCGCATCGCCGAGGAGATCGAGGACCGGGTGGCGCTGAATGCCAAGCGACTGCGAAAGCTGGAGACCGCGCGTCAGAGCATGCGCCCTCCGAAGCGCTACGGGCCGGCGGAGGCGCCGGTGATGCTGGTGGGATGGGGTTCCACGGTGATGCCGGCGCTGGAGGCCCTGCGCATCCTCAACGCGGAGCGCCCGACCGCCCAGTATCTGCACATCACCGACGTGTGGCCGTTCCCGGCCGAGGCCGTGGCGCAGGCGTTGGGGGAGGCTCGCGTGACCATTGCGGTGGAGAACAATGCCTTGGGCCAGATGGCGCGGCTGATCCGGCAGGAAACCGGCATCCGCCTGGAACACTTTATCAGCAAATACGACGGCCGGCCCTTCTCCCCGGAGTACATCGTGCGCGGCGTCAGGGAGGTGCTCCATGCCTAG
- a CDS encoding protein-glutamate O-methyltransferase family protein, with product MPLTPFGTDTLPPPLMTSDPGSFAEDTFRNRLPAFLDELCRLNPFPPEIRAALMSLKREITHGLPVRRLAEMTPDRAAWDEVWSRFIGRNWFQLPWYPAEAYFYRRVLEATRYFQPGSWQGRDPFAPYKEQELGPRSQSWASFERALGRLPTEHLPRLNELLLLDLWGNRADLSIKEVAESAHAGLADETSERILIDHRPQVLEHFTRNHRVRRVDFILDNAGLELLFDLALADHLLTIWHLERIVFHLKPQPFFVSDAMPQDVIHALEAMMNRPRLAPMASRLMNAISRDRLQLVTHPFWVSAYSFAYMPDDLRRQLAEADLVLLKGDANYRRLLDDRRWPPTDSLEERTRYFPAPFVTLRTAKAEVIVDLTEERVAELDAKDPRWRINGQYGLIRFCAGARR from the coding sequence ATGCCGCTGACACCCTTCGGAACCGACACCCTTCCCCCGCCCCTGATGACCTCCGATCCTGGCTCGTTCGCTGAGGACACCTTTCGCAACCGCCTGCCGGCCTTCCTGGACGAATTATGCCGGCTCAATCCTTTCCCGCCCGAAATTCGCGCCGCCCTTATGAGCCTGAAGCGCGAGATCACGCACGGACTGCCGGTGCGCCGGCTGGCCGAGATGACGCCGGACCGCGCGGCATGGGACGAGGTCTGGTCGCGCTTCATCGGCCGCAACTGGTTCCAGCTCCCCTGGTACCCGGCGGAAGCGTACTTTTACCGCCGCGTCCTGGAAGCCACACGCTATTTCCAGCCCGGCTCCTGGCAGGGCCGAGACCCTTTCGCACCGTACAAGGAGCAGGAGCTGGGCCCTCGCAGTCAGAGCTGGGCAAGCTTCGAGCGCGCCCTCGGCCGGCTCCCGACAGAGCACCTGCCGCGCCTGAACGAACTGCTCCTGCTGGACCTGTGGGGCAACCGCGCCGACCTGAGCATCAAGGAAGTGGCGGAATCGGCCCACGCCGGCCTGGCCGATGAAACCAGTGAACGCATCCTGATCGACCACCGCCCGCAGGTCCTGGAGCACTTCACCCGCAACCACCGCGTCCGACGGGTGGACTTCATCCTGGACAACGCCGGCCTGGAACTGCTGTTCGACCTGGCGCTGGCCGACCATCTGCTGACCATCTGGCATCTGGAGCGGATCGTCTTCCACCTGAAGCCCCAGCCGTTCTTTGTGTCGGATGCCATGCCGCAGGACGTCATCCACGCCCTGGAGGCCATGATGAATCGGCCGAGGTTGGCCCCCATGGCCAGCCGGCTGATGAATGCCATCTCCCGCGACCGCCTGCAGTTGGTGACCCATCCCTTTTGGGTCAGCGCGTACAGCTTCGCCTATATGCCGGACGACCTGCGCCGGCAGTTGGCGGAGGCCGACTTGGTGCTCCTAAAAGGGGATGCCAATTACCGCCGGCTCCTGGACGACCGCCGCTGGCCGCCCACCGATTCGTTGGAGGAGCGCACGCGCTATTTCCCCGCCCCCTTCGTCACCCTGCGCACCGCCAAAGCCGAGGTCATCGTGGATTTGACGGAGGAGCGCGTGGCGGAGCTGGATGCCAAAGACCCCCGCTGGCGCATCAACGGCCAGTACGGCCTCATCCGCTTCTGCGCCGGCGCCCGAAGGTAG
- a CDS encoding aminotransferase class I/II-fold pyridoxal phosphate-dependent enzyme has translation MTEENTRPATSRGFSTRAVHAGESRQKPYGSLTTPIIQTSTYTFENSQAVIAHMQRKMAELPLQRGEYGRYTNPTRETVERKLAELDGCEEAMLVASGMAAITTVFLTLLSAGDHLIITEDCYRKTREFALAFLRRLGIEVTFVPVEDLEALEAAVTPRTRLIFTELPTNPYLRVVDLPRLVEIARRHGCLLAVDSTFATPFNIRPAEFGADLVIHSGTKYLGGHNDLLAGSVAGPAEIIHKLKDAQNMLGPTIDPHAAYLLLRGIKTLSLRIQRHNENGQRVAEFLESHPAVRRVFYPGLPSHPDHAIAKKLMAGFGGVVSFEIEGDMERTMRFIDALKIPYVGPSLGGVESIIEQPALMSHFALDKQERERMGIKDELVRYALGIEDADDLIADLQQALDSIL, from the coding sequence ATGACAGAAGAGAACACCCGGCCGGCCACCTCCCGCGGTTTTTCCACCCGTGCGGTGCACGCCGGCGAATCCCGTCAGAAGCCTTACGGCTCGCTGACCACGCCGATTATCCAGACATCCACCTATACCTTCGAGAACAGCCAGGCCGTTATCGCCCACATGCAGAGGAAGATGGCCGAACTGCCCCTCCAGCGCGGGGAATACGGCCGCTATACCAACCCCACCCGCGAGACGGTAGAGCGCAAGCTGGCCGAGCTGGATGGGTGCGAGGAGGCCATGCTGGTGGCCTCAGGCATGGCGGCCATCACCACCGTCTTCCTGACCCTGCTTTCCGCCGGCGACCACCTCATCATCACCGAGGACTGCTACCGCAAGACGCGGGAGTTCGCCCTGGCGTTCCTGCGCCGGCTGGGCATCGAGGTCACCTTCGTGCCGGTGGAGGACCTGGAGGCGCTGGAAGCCGCCGTCACGCCGCGCACGCGCCTCATTTTTACGGAACTGCCGACGAACCCGTACCTGCGGGTAGTGGACCTGCCGCGGCTGGTGGAGATCGCCCGCCGGCACGGCTGTCTGCTGGCAGTGGACAGCACCTTCGCCACGCCCTTCAACATCCGGCCGGCGGAATTCGGCGCCGATCTGGTGATCCACAGCGGCACCAAGTACCTGGGCGGGCACAACGACCTGCTGGCCGGCTCGGTGGCGGGGCCGGCGGAGATCATCCACAAGCTCAAGGACGCCCAAAACATGCTGGGACCGACCATTGACCCGCACGCCGCCTATTTGCTCCTGCGCGGCATCAAGACCCTTTCCCTGCGCATACAGCGCCACAACGAGAACGGCCAGCGGGTGGCGGAGTTCCTGGAATCTCACCCGGCGGTGCGGCGGGTCTTTTACCCCGGTCTGCCCTCGCATCCGGACCATGCCATCGCCAAAAAGCTGATGGCTGGCTTCGGCGGGGTGGTCAGCTTCGAGATCGAAGGGGATATGGAGCGCACCATGCGCTTTATCGACGCGCTGAAGATCCCGTACGTCGGGCCGAGCCTGGGCGGTGTGGAGTCCATTATCGAACAGCCGGCGCTGATGTCCCATTTCGCGCTGGACAAGCAGGAGCGCGAGCGCATGGGCATCAAGGATGAGCTGGTGCGCTATGCCCTGGGCATCGAGGATGCGGACGACCTGATCGCCGATTTACAGCAGGCGCTGGATTCCATCCTGTGA
- a CDS encoding SagB/ThcOx family dehydrogenase, with product MLVAGCRAAPAPAPATTEAEEVITLPAPRQQGPLSLEEALARRRSVREYGPRSLTWEEIGQLLWAAQGITSPQGFRTAPSAGALYPLEVYVVLPEGVYHYLPHQHALRRTAAGDRRSALGDAAVRQRPVYEAPAVFVIAAVYERTAAKYGPRAERYVHLEAGHAAQNLLLQAIALGLGAVPIGAFYDEQVRAVLGLGADETPLYLIPVGAPR from the coding sequence ATGCTCGTGGCCGGCTGTAGGGCCGCGCCGGCCCCCGCCCCCGCGACGACGGAAGCGGAAGAGGTCATCACCCTGCCGGCGCCGCGCCAGCAGGGTCCGCTCTCCCTCGAGGAGGCGTTGGCCCGCCGGCGCTCCGTGCGCGAGTACGGGCCACGCTCCCTGACATGGGAGGAAATCGGCCAGCTCCTGTGGGCGGCGCAGGGCATCACCTCGCCGCAGGGCTTCCGCACCGCCCCTTCCGCCGGCGCCCTCTACCCGCTGGAAGTATACGTCGTCCTGCCCGAGGGCGTGTACCACTATCTGCCCCACCAGCATGCACTGCGGCGCACCGCCGCCGGCGACCGCCGCTCTGCCCTGGGGGACGCGGCTGTGCGCCAGCGCCCCGTGTACGAAGCGCCGGCGGTCTTCGTCATCGCCGCCGTATATGAGCGCACCGCCGCCAAATACGGCCCACGCGCGGAGCGCTATGTGCACCTGGAGGCCGGCCATGCCGCCCAGAACCTGCTCCTGCAGGCGATCGCCCTGGGTCTGGGGGCGGTGCCGATCGGCGCCTTTTATGACGAGCAGGTGCGCGCCGTGCTGGGGCTGGGCGCGGATGAAACGCCGCTCTACCTGATCCCGGTGGGAGCACCCCGCTGA
- a CDS encoding 2-oxoacid:ferredoxin oxidoreductase subunit beta, whose protein sequence is MPSMKDLQGRDRPTWCPGCGDHGVLNAVKLAMVNYNIEPHQLLIVTGIGCGSKLPQYMWVNGLHTLHGRDIPIATGAKLANHKLYVMTVSGDGNTYGMGLSHLLHAARRNINITSVVQNNQVYGLTKGQYSPTSETGTVTKTSPPPAGAIEQPVRPLALALIAGATFVARGFAKDPRYLADIIGKALMHRGYALIDVLQPCVTFNRVNTYDWYSERVYKVEEQPGGYDPTDFAAALEKAQEWGDRIPIGILYQVERPTYEDHLPAIREQSLVELGVHRDMAELERLKREFM, encoded by the coding sequence ATGCCTAGCATGAAAGATTTACAGGGGCGCGATCGCCCAACCTGGTGCCCGGGGTGCGGCGATCACGGCGTGCTGAACGCGGTCAAGCTCGCCATGGTGAATTACAACATCGAGCCGCATCAGCTCCTCATCGTGACCGGCATCGGTTGTGGGAGCAAACTGCCGCAGTACATGTGGGTCAACGGCCTGCACACCCTGCACGGCCGCGATATCCCCATCGCCACCGGCGCCAAACTGGCCAATCACAAGCTGTATGTGATGACTGTTTCGGGAGATGGGAATACCTACGGCATGGGGTTGAGCCATCTCCTGCATGCGGCGCGCCGCAACATCAACATCACCTCTGTGGTGCAGAACAACCAGGTGTACGGTCTGACCAAGGGGCAGTATTCGCCGACCAGCGAGACGGGAACAGTGACCAAGACCTCTCCGCCGCCGGCCGGCGCGATCGAACAGCCGGTGCGGCCGCTGGCGCTGGCCCTCATCGCCGGCGCGACCTTCGTCGCGCGCGGCTTTGCCAAGGACCCGCGCTACCTGGCGGACATCATCGGCAAGGCGCTCATGCACCGCGGCTACGCCCTGATCGACGTGTTGCAACCCTGCGTGACCTTCAACCGCGTCAATACCTACGACTGGTACTCGGAACGGGTGTACAAGGTCGAGGAACAGCCGGGCGGCTATGACCCGACGGATTTTGCCGCGGCGCTGGAGAAGGCGCAGGAGTGGGGGGACCGCATCCCCATCGGCATCCTGTATCAGGTGGAGCGCCCGACCTACGAGGATCATCTGCCGGCCATCCGGGAGCAGTCCCTCGTCGAGCTGGGCGTGCATCGGGATATGGCGGAGCTGGAGCGCCTCAAGCGGGAGTTCATGTAG
- a CDS encoding aspartate kinase: MIVMKFGGTSVGDAGRMSAVMDIIESYLSREPVIVVSAMSGVTNLLIEAARAASRGEDRVYREAKATLLERHLQVVDQLLARSVERVEVAGLIEDRLHDFELLCRSIAVLGEITPRGYDAVSSIGEQLSARILAAALSARGIRARDIVATQLIITDDHFGAARPIMDLTRERVQALIPPLLERGIVPVVTGYVGATKEGVTTVLGRGGSDYSAAILGACLGAEEVQIWTDVDGILTADPNIVPEAHTLDELSYEEAEELAYYGADVLHPKTVAPVHQAGIPLRILNSFNPSHPGTLITSSPSPNRRAMPAIISTKGLSLIGIAGNSQEWGPLVGARVLESLADAGVDILLFTQPLSERSLNLVVRRQDQRHCVRVLEHALSGELQRGVISHIGVREEVGTISVVGRTSAQPAQTVPRAFAALGRRGTRIISVAQSASEYNISFVVPEADVDDTVRYIHAELGLDTAGGL; the protein is encoded by the coding sequence ATGATCGTGATGAAATTCGGGGGGACTTCGGTAGGCGACGCGGGGCGTATGTCCGCCGTCATGGATATCATCGAGTCGTATCTGTCGCGCGAGCCGGTTATCGTCGTCTCTGCCATGAGCGGGGTGACCAATCTGCTGATCGAGGCGGCGCGTGCGGCCAGCCGCGGTGAGGACAGAGTCTATCGCGAGGCCAAGGCGACGCTCCTGGAGCGGCACCTGCAGGTGGTGGACCAGCTTCTGGCGCGCAGTGTGGAGCGGGTGGAGGTGGCCGGCCTTATTGAGGACCGCCTGCACGATTTTGAACTGCTCTGCCGGAGCATCGCCGTGCTCGGGGAAATCACCCCGCGCGGCTACGATGCTGTCTCCTCCATCGGCGAACAGCTCTCGGCGCGCATCCTGGCGGCGGCGCTCTCGGCGCGCGGCATTCGGGCGCGCGATATCGTTGCCACACAGCTCATTATCACCGATGACCATTTCGGCGCGGCGCGTCCCATCATGGACCTCACCCGGGAACGCGTGCAGGCCTTGATCCCGCCCCTGCTGGAGCGCGGCATCGTGCCGGTGGTGACCGGCTATGTCGGGGCGACGAAGGAGGGAGTTACCACCGTGCTGGGGCGGGGTGGAAGCGACTACTCGGCCGCCATCCTCGGCGCCTGTCTGGGGGCAGAAGAGGTGCAAATATGGACCGATGTGGACGGCATCCTGACGGCGGATCCGAATATCGTGCCGGAGGCGCACACGCTGGACGAGCTGAGCTATGAGGAGGCGGAGGAGCTGGCCTATTACGGCGCAGATGTCCTGCATCCCAAGACGGTCGCGCCGGTGCATCAGGCCGGCATCCCCCTGCGCATCCTTAACAGCTTCAACCCATCACACCCTGGCACGTTGATCACCAGCTCACCGTCGCCGAACCGCCGGGCCATGCCGGCCATCATCTCTACCAAAGGATTGAGCCTCATCGGCATCGCCGGCAACAGCCAGGAATGGGGGCCGCTGGTAGGGGCGCGCGTGCTGGAGAGCCTGGCGGATGCCGGCGTGGATATCCTGCTCTTCACCCAGCCGCTTTCGGAACGCAGTCTGAACCTGGTGGTGCGCCGGCAGGACCAGCGGCACTGTGTGCGCGTGCTGGAGCATGCCCTCTCGGGCGAATTACAGCGGGGCGTCATCTCGCACATCGGTGTGCGCGAGGAGGTCGGCACGATTTCGGTGGTCGGGCGCACCAGCGCCCAGCCGGCGCAGACGGTGCCGCGCGCCTTTGCCGCGTTGGGCCGGCGCGGCACGCGGATCATTTCCGTCGCCCAGTCGGCCAGCGAGTATAACATCTCGTTCGTGGTGCCGGAGGCAGATGTGGACGACACCGTGCGCTATATCCACGCCGAGCTGGGATTGGACACGGCCGGCGGGTTATAG
- a CDS encoding ECF transporter S component, protein MVSRKTDVRLIALVAVMVAVTCVFTLLVRIPMAPTRGYIHLGDVAATFSALAFGPWLGFIIAGGGTALADLVGGYPHWAPLTLIIHGLQGFLAGYVARLGRHRPGAMLLGAFLGEVVVVLGYFLVEIPLYGLGPALTELPGNSIQGAFGLLGMPLLYLVSRAYPAVLEYGRGRVEHRSHH, encoded by the coding sequence ATGGTGTCGCGCAAAACCGATGTGCGTCTGATCGCCCTCGTGGCGGTGATGGTGGCCGTGACCTGCGTCTTCACCCTGCTGGTGCGCATCCCCATGGCTCCCACGCGGGGCTATATTCACCTGGGGGATGTGGCGGCGACCTTTTCGGCGCTGGCGTTCGGTCCCTGGTTGGGATTTATCATCGCCGGCGGCGGGACCGCGCTGGCCGACCTGGTCGGCGGATACCCGCACTGGGCACCGCTGACCCTGATCATCCACGGCCTGCAGGGCTTTCTCGCTGGCTATGTCGCCCGGCTGGGCCGGCATCGCCCCGGCGCCATGCTGTTGGGCGCTTTCCTGGGAGAGGTGGTGGTTGTGCTGGGCTACTTCCTCGTCGAGATCCCGCTGTACGGGCTGGGGCCGGCGCTGACCGAACTGCCCGGCAACTCGATCCAGGGCGCCTTTGGCCTGCTGGGCATGCCCCTGCTGTATCTGGTCTCCCGGGCATATCCGGCAGTTCTGGAATACGGAAGGGGCCGTGTCGAGCATCGTTCGCATCACTGA